One genomic window of Clostridioides sp. ES-S-0054-01 includes the following:
- a CDS encoding dihydrofolate reductase family protein has product MNNLEFFSIPRENLKIDVLNRNEKVLGTIKAKSNEDICIPDVVEYYTELFFPQAGEKRPYTFSSMVLSSDGKMAYEDNKAGPLIGKNNFIDPDGALADFWVLNVLRACSDAVIIGARTLQNEPGITCHVFDESLTQQRKDYLNKKYQPCGVVVSFDATDIPFNHYTFKVDKSQEYKMVIATSPNGWEYIKENSPLEHICIGNFSSIEDVDDYTFEELYKDFDVFPVIVTGKDSTPDSEVLLYVLKNLGIEKVCVESPSYCTHLIKSKLLDEYFINYSMVFVGGRMTPGCTIAYSHLEHPHSDLLAIGIHRNNFIFTRQKIHYNIKNQVDLTEYKY; this is encoded by the coding sequence ATGAATAATCTTGAATTTTTTAGTATACCAAGAGAGAATTTAAAAATAGATGTGTTAAATAGAAATGAAAAAGTATTAGGTACGATAAAAGCAAAGTCAAATGAAGATATATGTATACCAGATGTTGTAGAGTATTATACAGAGTTATTCTTTCCACAAGCAGGTGAAAAAAGACCATACACATTTTCATCTATGGTGTTATCTTCAGATGGAAAGATGGCATATGAAGATAATAAGGCAGGACCTTTAATTGGGAAAAATAATTTTATAGACCCAGATGGTGCCCTAGCAGATTTTTGGGTTTTAAATGTGTTAAGAGCATGTTCAGATGCTGTGATTATCGGAGCTAGAACTCTTCAAAATGAACCTGGAATAACATGTCATGTATTTGATGAAAGTCTAACACAACAAAGAAAAGATTATTTAAATAAAAAATATCAACCATGTGGAGTAGTGGTTTCTTTTGATGCTACAGATATTCCATTTAATCACTATACATTTAAGGTTGATAAAAGCCAAGAATACAAAATGGTTATAGCTACATCTCCAAATGGTTGGGAGTATATAAAAGAAAACTCACCTTTAGAACATATATGTATAGGAAATTTTAGTTCAATTGAGGATGTTGATGATTATACATTTGAAGAATTATATAAAGATTTTGATGTTTTTCCTGTAATTGTCACTGGAAAAGATAGTACACCAGATTCTGAGGTATTGCTTTATGTGCTTAAAAATTTAGGAATAGAAAAAGTGTGTGTAGAATCTCCTTCATATTGTACACACTTAATAAAAAGTAAGTTATTGGATGAATATTTTATAAACTATTCTATGGTATTTGTAGGTGGAAGGATGACTCCCGGTTGTACAATAGCTTACAGTCATTTAGAACATCCACATTCAGACTTATTGGCAATAGGAATTCATAGAAATAATTTTATTTTTACACGTCAAAAGATTCATTATAATATAAAAAATCAAGTAGATTTAACAGAATATAAGTATTGA